The Anas platyrhynchos isolate ZD024472 breed Pekin duck chromosome 3, IASCAAS_PekinDuck_T2T, whole genome shotgun sequence genome includes a window with the following:
- the BIRC5 gene encoding baculoviral IAP repeat-containing protein 5, with protein sequence MAAVAPMVVEVLPEAWRLYLVPTRVATFRNWPFTEGCACTPDRMAAAGFVHCPSENGPDVAQCFFCLKELEGWEPDDDPLEEHKKHSAGCAFVALQKDPASLTLQEFLKLDKERMKNAIKKQISQKVTEVEDTAKSVRREIEKLAS encoded by the exons ATGGCGGCTGTGGCGCCCATGGTGGTGGAGGTGCTGCCCGAAGCCTGGCGCCTCTACCTCGTCCCCACCCGCGTCGCCACCTTCCGCAACTGGCCCTTCACCGAGGGCTGCGCCTGCACGCCCGACAGG ATGGCGGCGGCCGGCTTCGTGCACTGCCCCAGCGAGAACGGCCCCGACGTGGCGCAGTGCTTCTTCTGCCTCAAGGAGCTGGAGGGCTGGGAGCCCGACGACGACCCGCT GGAGGAGCACAAGAAGCACTCCGCCGGCTGCGCGTTTGTCGCCCTACAGAAGGatcccgccagcctgacgctgCAGGAGTTCCTGAAGCTGGACAAGGAGAGGATGAAGAATGCGATT aaaAAACAAATTTCGCAGAAGGTGACCGAGGTTGAAGACACTGCCAAGTCTGTGCGTCGTGAAATAGAGAAGCTGGCCTCCTAG